One Alkalidesulfovibrio alkalitolerans DSM 16529 genomic region harbors:
- the uvrC gene encoding excinuclease ABC subunit UvrC: MTDARTILLQAPDAPGVYLMKDAKGRVLYVGKAKRLKRRLASYFKAADVLEPKTRALMARVAAVDTLLTATEKEALLLENSLIKKHRPRYNIVLRDDKQYLLFRLSKGHPFPRLSVTRKVERDGSVYFGPFTSAAAAKETWRLIGRIFPLRKCTDRVMANRARPCLYHYMKQCLAPCVLDVPREEYAALVGKVEMLLSGRSGELVRDLTARMREASDALAFERAAELRDQIAAVRTTLERQATVIPGGGDMDVANVAASEGGLGLSLLFVREGRLIGQKSFFWAGRDSEDGQEAVAAALVQFYGPRRLIPPTVLVPWALRDETVAQVLAERREAQVWVRPPRSTPEKALLDMARKNAAQACATCRDGAGREALLDALARALRLGGPPERIECVDVSHLQGEATRAGHVVFAGGEPRPDDNRAYALEDVGGDDYRALAEWARRRIESGPPWPDLVLVDGGRGQVEAVRRVLAEAGHEGLFALAGIVKAGRGAAERGDTVFLPGRKNPLPIRPGGAEMLFLQRMRDAAHDFVIGRQRKARRKEAVKSDVLSLPGVGPKTARLLWDRFSSVDAMREASEDDLAALPGVGHKRAARLHETLRALVG, from the coding sequence ATGACGGACGCACGCACCATCCTGCTCCAAGCGCCGGACGCGCCGGGCGTTTACCTGATGAAGGACGCCAAGGGGCGCGTCCTTTACGTGGGCAAGGCCAAGCGCCTCAAGCGCCGTCTGGCGTCTTACTTCAAGGCGGCCGACGTCCTGGAGCCCAAGACGCGGGCGCTCATGGCCAGGGTGGCCGCCGTGGACACGCTGCTCACGGCCACGGAGAAGGAGGCGCTGCTCCTCGAAAACAGCCTGATCAAGAAGCACCGGCCGCGCTACAACATCGTCCTGCGCGACGACAAACAGTACCTGCTCTTCAGGCTCTCCAAGGGGCATCCCTTTCCCCGCCTGAGCGTGACCCGCAAGGTGGAGCGCGACGGCTCGGTCTATTTCGGTCCTTTCACCTCCGCGGCCGCGGCCAAGGAGACCTGGCGGCTCATCGGCCGCATCTTTCCCCTGCGCAAGTGCACGGACCGGGTCATGGCCAACCGCGCGCGGCCCTGCCTGTATCATTATATGAAGCAATGCCTGGCCCCGTGCGTGCTCGACGTCCCGCGCGAGGAGTACGCCGCCCTGGTGGGCAAGGTGGAGATGCTGCTCTCGGGCCGTTCGGGGGAACTTGTGCGCGATCTCACGGCGCGCATGCGCGAGGCCTCCGACGCCCTGGCCTTCGAGCGGGCGGCCGAGTTGCGCGACCAGATCGCGGCCGTGCGCACGACCCTGGAGCGCCAGGCCACGGTCATCCCCGGTGGGGGCGACATGGACGTGGCGAACGTGGCCGCGAGCGAGGGTGGGCTCGGTCTGAGCCTTCTTTTCGTGCGCGAGGGGCGGCTCATCGGCCAGAAAAGCTTTTTCTGGGCCGGACGGGACAGCGAGGACGGCCAGGAAGCCGTGGCCGCCGCGCTGGTCCAGTTCTACGGCCCCAGGCGGCTCATTCCGCCCACGGTGCTCGTGCCCTGGGCCCTGCGCGACGAGACAGTGGCCCAGGTGCTGGCCGAGCGGCGCGAGGCCCAGGTCTGGGTCCGTCCGCCGCGTTCGACGCCGGAGAAGGCCCTGCTGGACATGGCGCGCAAGAACGCGGCCCAGGCCTGCGCCACGTGCAGGGACGGGGCCGGGAGGGAGGCGCTCCTCGATGCGCTGGCCCGCGCGCTGCGCCTGGGTGGCCCGCCCGAGCGCATCGAATGCGTGGACGTATCCCATTTGCAGGGCGAAGCCACGCGCGCCGGGCACGTCGTCTTCGCGGGCGGGGAGCCCCGGCCGGACGACAACCGGGCCTACGCCCTCGAAGACGTGGGCGGCGACGACTATCGCGCCCTGGCCGAGTGGGCCCGACGGCGCATCGAGAGCGGCCCGCCATGGCCCGATCTGGTGCTCGTGGACGGCGGACGAGGACAGGTGGAGGCCGTGCGCCGCGTCCTGGCCGAGGCCGGGCACGAAGGGCTCTTCGCGCTCGCTGGCATCGTCAAGGCCGGGCGCGGCGCGGCGGAGCGCGGCGACACCGTTTTTCTGCCCGGACGCAAGAACCCCCTGCCGATCCGGCCGGGCGGGGCCGAGATGCTCTTTTTGCAACGCATGCGCGACGCGGCGCATGATTTCGTCATTGGCAGGCAGCGCAAGGCGCGGCGCAAGGAGGCCGTGAAAAGCGACGTCCTGTCGCTGCCCGGCGTCGGCCCCAAGACCGCCCGGCTGCTGTGGGATCGCTTTTCCTCCGTGGACGCCATGCGCGAGGCCAGCGAGGACGATCTGGCCGCCCTGCCGGGCGTGGGCCACAAGCGGGCCGCGCGTCTGCATGAGACCCTGCGCGCGCTCGTGGGGTGA
- a CDS encoding metal-dependent hydrolase, whose amino-acid sequence MPTTLTWLGHSNFRIASPEAVLLVDPFFAGNPNAPSRAEDVGKVDVVCVTHDHDDHIGQALDICLATGATLVAMFDLCGKLVNQGLSPQKAVGMNIGGTVEVAGFRIKMVQAMHSSATGTAAGFIITLPDGLCLYHSGDTGIFSSMELFGRFHTIHAAMLPIDGRFNMDAEQAAYACKLLSCKRAVPMHWGTFPILAQGTEDFKAALARIAPDTEILALAPGASTTFSSPGPDGDCECD is encoded by the coding sequence ATGCCAACGACGCTGACCTGGCTTGGGCATTCGAATTTCAGGATCGCCTCGCCCGAGGCTGTTCTGCTCGTGGACCCCTTCTTCGCGGGCAATCCGAACGCCCCCTCACGGGCGGAGGACGTGGGCAAGGTGGACGTGGTCTGCGTGACCCATGACCACGACGACCACATCGGCCAGGCCCTGGACATCTGCCTGGCCACCGGGGCCACACTGGTGGCCATGTTCGACCTGTGCGGCAAGCTCGTGAACCAGGGGCTTTCGCCGCAAAAGGCCGTGGGCATGAACATCGGCGGCACGGTGGAAGTCGCGGGTTTTCGGATCAAGATGGTCCAGGCCATGCATTCCTCGGCCACGGGCACGGCCGCCGGGTTCATCATCACCCTGCCCGACGGCCTGTGCCTGTACCATTCGGGCGACACGGGGATATTCAGTTCGATGGAGTTGTTCGGCAGATTCCACACCATCCACGCGGCCATGCTGCCCATCGACGGCCGTTTCAACATGGACGCCGAACAGGCGGCCTACGCCTGCAAGCTCCTGAGCTGCAAGCGCGCGGTGCCCATGCATTGGGGCACATTCCCCATCCTGGCCCAAGGCACAGAGGACTTCAAGGCCGCGCTGGCGCGCATCGCCCCGGACACGGAAATTCTGGCGCTCGCGCCCGGCGCGTCCACGACCTTTTCCTCTCCCGGGCCGGACGGCGATTGCGAGTGCGACTGA
- a CDS encoding UbiX family flavin prenyltransferase, protein MTTRTILLAVTGASGMPYAVRLAETLAETPDVSLHVIFSEAARRVLALESPDGGRRIEDAADVVHEATDMAASPASGSWPHHGMVVCPCTMSTLACIAAGTGSNLVHRAADVALKERRPLVLVTRETPLSLIHIENMATATRAGAVIMPACPGFYAGADSVDSLADFMAARILDHLGLPQTLVRPWNT, encoded by the coding sequence ATGACCACCCGCACCATCCTCCTCGCCGTGACCGGCGCAAGCGGCATGCCCTACGCCGTGCGCCTAGCCGAGACCCTGGCCGAGACTCCGGACGTCTCGCTGCACGTCATCTTTTCGGAGGCAGCCCGCCGCGTGCTGGCCCTCGAATCTCCCGATGGCGGACGCCGCATCGAGGACGCCGCCGACGTCGTGCACGAGGCGACCGACATGGCTGCCTCGCCCGCCAGCGGCTCGTGGCCGCACCACGGCATGGTGGTGTGCCCCTGCACCATGAGCACCCTTGCCTGCATCGCCGCAGGCACCGGCTCCAATCTTGTGCACCGCGCGGCGGACGTGGCGCTCAAGGAGCGCCGTCCCCTGGTCCTCGTGACGCGCGAGACGCCACTTTCGCTAATCCACATCGAGAACATGGCCACCGCCACCCGTGCGGGCGCCGTCATCATGCCCGCGTGCCCCGGCTTTTACGCCGGGGCCGATTCCGTGGACTCCCTGGCGGACTTCATGGCCGCCCGGATACTGGACCACCTGGGGCTGCCGCAGACCCTCGTGCGGCCCTGGAACACCTGA
- a CDS encoding class I SAM-dependent methyltransferase, translated as MYIQPIHPTQSDPVLSRLFKQAARELLHAPVKLRMALSPDYPWLVSGAVSRIEAFLKPEYRVFEWGGGRSTIFFARRTASVVTVEHARKWHRRLAARIEELDLRNVTLRFVEPHDPAQGDPPAPNPARPARWNDPEAREDKPQFRAYADAVLDYPDGHFDLVLVDGRARVACARNALDKLAPGGLLVLDNAEWPKYQPIRDMTHGWTTQSFANGVWETAVFTRPGDANASLERA; from the coding sequence ATGTACATCCAGCCGATACACCCCACGCAGAGCGACCCTGTCCTGTCGCGCCTGTTCAAGCAGGCGGCCCGCGAACTGCTGCACGCGCCGGTCAAGCTGCGCATGGCCCTTTCGCCCGACTATCCATGGCTCGTTTCTGGGGCCGTGAGCCGCATCGAGGCATTCCTCAAGCCCGAGTACCGCGTTTTCGAGTGGGGAGGCGGCCGAAGCACCATCTTTTTCGCCCGGCGCACGGCCAGCGTGGTCACGGTGGAGCACGCCCGCAAGTGGCATCGCCGTCTGGCCGCCAGAATCGAGGAACTCGACCTGCGAAACGTCACCCTCAGGTTCGTCGAGCCGCACGATCCTGCCCAGGGCGATCCGCCCGCGCCGAATCCGGCCAGACCGGCGCGCTGGAACGATCCCGAGGCCCGCGAGGACAAGCCGCAGTTCAGGGCCTACGCCGACGCCGTGCTCGACTATCCCGACGGCCATTTCGATCTGGTGCTTGTCGATGGCCGCGCCCGCGTAGCCTGCGCCCGGAACGCCCTGGACAAGCTCGCGCCCGGCGGCCTTTTGGTCCTGGACAACGCGGAGTGGCCCAAATACCAGCCCATCCGCGACATGACGCACGGCTGGACCACACAATCCTTCGCCAACGGCGTCTGGGAAACCGCTGTCTTCACCCGCCCCGGCGATGCAAACGCCTCCCTGGAGCGCGCATGA
- a CDS encoding ABC transporter substrate-binding protein: MHRPFGTLRAVSFVFLALALAAALLLVGCGQSETTALERVKQSGEISFAMSGGYPPFNFYNESNELVGFDVDVAREVASRLGVAFKPVTTEWSGIIEGLRAGAYDGILGSMAVTPQRLEVVDFSVPYYFSGAQVVVRSDAPHVLTSDMNGKIVGVVTGTTFEADAQALGASDVRLYKDDNQTLLELHNRVVDGVITDRVVGVNAMNSERFDIRLLGTPLRSEDIAVAFRKDDGALLAAVNGILTEMHADGTLSAISLKWLNVDVTTR; the protein is encoded by the coding sequence ATGCACAGACCATTCGGAACCCTGCGCGCCGTGTCCTTTGTATTTCTGGCGTTGGCCCTTGCGGCCGCATTGTTGCTCGTGGGCTGCGGTCAGTCTGAGACGACCGCGCTTGAGCGCGTCAAGCAAAGCGGCGAGATCAGCTTTGCCATGAGCGGCGGGTATCCTCCTTTCAATTTCTACAACGAATCCAACGAACTCGTCGGGTTCGACGTTGACGTGGCACGCGAGGTCGCTTCCCGTTTGGGCGTTGCGTTCAAGCCCGTAACCACGGAATGGAGCGGAATCATCGAAGGGCTGCGCGCCGGGGCCTACGACGGCATCCTTGGCAGCATGGCCGTGACGCCGCAGCGCCTTGAGGTCGTGGATTTTTCCGTCCCTTACTATTTCTCGGGCGCACAGGTCGTCGTGCGGTCAGACGCTCCCCATGTCCTGACCTCGGATATGAACGGCAAGATTGTCGGTGTCGTCACCGGGACGACGTTCGAGGCGGACGCCCAGGCTTTGGGCGCAAGCGACGTCCGGCTTTACAAGGACGACAACCAGACTCTGCTCGAACTGCACAACAGGGTCGTGGACGGGGTCATCACCGATCGGGTGGTCGGCGTCAATGCCATGAATTCCGAGCGCTTCGACATCCGTTTGCTTGGCACGCCACTGCGCAGCGAGGACATTGCCGTGGCTTTCCGCAAGGATGACGGCGCGCTACTTGCCGCGGTGAACGGCATTCTCACGGAGATGCACGCCGACGGCACCCTTTCCGCCATCAGTCTGAAGTGGCTGAACGTGGACGTGACCACGCGCTAG
- a CDS encoding amino acid ABC transporter permease: MTYNFGALLDYLPFFLPAAWMTLQVAALGIFLGLALGLCTAFCRISDRIWLNWPAQVYIYVIRGTPLLLQLLFLYYGLRGLLGLSALTSAVLALGVHNGAYIGEIFRGAILSISTGQMEAARSIGMTRTRAMVRIILPQAFKRAVPPLGNQFIIALKDSSLASAITINELLLKSQQLASSNFMMMEMLTIAALFYLFYTGIFTLIFSRIERRLRVSEGVA, encoded by the coding sequence ATGACTTACAATTTCGGTGCGTTGCTCGACTATCTTCCGTTTTTTCTGCCTGCCGCGTGGATGACGCTTCAAGTCGCGGCGCTGGGCATTTTTCTTGGGCTGGCGCTCGGCCTTTGCACCGCGTTTTGCCGCATATCCGACCGGATATGGCTGAATTGGCCCGCGCAGGTATATATCTACGTCATCCGGGGAACGCCGCTGTTGTTGCAGTTGCTGTTTCTCTACTACGGCTTGCGCGGACTCCTCGGCCTTTCGGCCCTGACATCGGCGGTTTTGGCGCTCGGTGTGCACAACGGCGCGTATATCGGCGAGATTTTCCGGGGCGCCATCCTCTCCATCTCGACCGGCCAGATGGAGGCGGCACGCTCCATCGGCATGACGCGGACCCGCGCCATGGTGCGCATCATCCTGCCGCAGGCCTTCAAGCGCGCCGTGCCGCCGCTGGGCAACCAGTTCATCATCGCGCTGAAGGATTCGTCCCTGGCGAGCGCCATCACCATCAACGAGCTTTTGCTCAAGAGCCAGCAATTGGCGTCGTCGAATTTCATGATGATGGAGATGCTGACCATCGCCGCGCTGTTCTATCTCTTCTACACCGGGATATTCACCTTGATATTCTCGCGGATCGAGCGGCGGTTGCGTGTAAGCGAAGGAGTTGCCTGA
- a CDS encoding amino acid ABC transporter ATP-binding protein, producing MMNGENVDAPRISVRGLHKWFGDLHVLRGIDMDVVRSEVVTVIGASGSGKSTFLRCLNFLEHAQKGIISVDGEPVPDSERARNALRARLGMVFQHFNLFPHMTVLGNVIEGPTQVLGRSRKEAEEVGRAYLAKVGLSDKEQAWPSQLSGGQKQRVAIARALAMEPEAILFDEPTSALDPELVGEVLSVMRELADEGMTMVVVTHEMGFAREVADTVHFMDQGVVVESGEPQALFTEPTQARTREFLGQIL from the coding sequence ATGATGAACGGCGAGAACGTCGATGCGCCCCGCATAAGCGTGCGGGGCCTGCACAAATGGTTCGGGGACCTGCACGTTCTGCGGGGGATCGACATGGACGTGGTCCGCTCCGAGGTGGTTACGGTCATCGGTGCGTCCGGCTCGGGGAAGAGCACCTTCCTGCGGTGCCTCAATTTTCTCGAACACGCGCAAAAAGGAATCATCTCCGTGGACGGCGAGCCGGTGCCCGACAGCGAGCGCGCACGAAACGCCCTGCGCGCCCGTCTGGGAATGGTTTTCCAACACTTCAACCTTTTTCCGCACATGACGGTGCTTGGCAACGTCATCGAGGGACCCACCCAGGTGCTCGGGAGGTCCCGCAAGGAGGCCGAGGAGGTCGGCCGCGCCTACCTTGCCAAAGTCGGTCTCTCGGACAAGGAGCAAGCTTGGCCGAGCCAGCTTTCCGGCGGCCAGAAACAGCGCGTGGCCATCGCCAGAGCCCTGGCCATGGAACCGGAAGCCATCCTCTTCGACGAGCCGACTAGCGCTCTCGATCCCGAACTGGTCGGCGAGGTGCTCTCGGTCATGCGTGAACTGGCCGACGAAGGCATGACCATGGTCGTCGTCACGCACGAGATGGGCTTTGCCCGCGAGGTGGCGGACACGGTCCATTTCATGGACCAGGGAGTTGTCGTGGAGAGCGGCGAACCGCAGGCGCTGTTCACGGAACCGACACAGGCGCGGACCAGAGAATTCCTGGGCCAGATTCTTTAG
- the ablA gene encoding lysine 2,3-aminomutase, producing MTIYNPHQQEVSKRINENADLAKWTDWRWHIRNAVRSVSGFEKLTGIRFPDEDRVAYERTIETFPLSITPYYLSLIDPRDYQNDPVFRQAFPSVRELDIAPADMADPLHEDVDSPAPGITHRYPDRALFHVSNLCSMYCRHCTRKRKVGDDGHIPGREELEQGLAYIRATPQVRDVILSGGDPLMLPDETIDWLLWSLSKIEHVEIVRIGTRMPVVLPYRITDDLTRIIKQYHPVWLNTHFNHPREITRSAKVALRRLADAGVPLGNQSVLLAGVNDCPRIMRTLVRSLVKNRVRPYYLYQCDLSEGLSHFRTPVGKGIEIIESLVGHTSGFARPTYVIDAPGGGGKVPVMPNYVISWGTNKVVLRNYEGVITTYTEPDCYQATVCDRNCRDCDLQLQEDGADEYRAVGVEKLLADWDETSSLTPMENERHIRRVANEEGVDDA from the coding sequence ATGACCATCTACAATCCGCATCAGCAGGAAGTCTCCAAACGGATCAACGAGAACGCCGATCTGGCCAAATGGACCGACTGGCGCTGGCACATCCGAAACGCGGTGCGCAGCGTGTCCGGCTTCGAGAAACTGACCGGCATCCGTTTTCCGGACGAGGACAGGGTGGCCTACGAGCGCACCATCGAGACCTTCCCTCTGTCCATCACGCCGTACTATCTCTCGCTCATCGATCCGCGCGATTACCAAAACGACCCGGTCTTCAGGCAGGCGTTTCCGTCCGTGCGCGAGTTGGACATCGCCCCGGCGGACATGGCCGACCCGCTGCACGAGGACGTGGACAGTCCCGCGCCGGGCATCACCCACCGCTACCCCGACCGAGCCTTGTTCCACGTCTCGAACCTGTGCTCCATGTACTGCCGCCATTGCACGCGCAAGCGCAAGGTCGGCGACGATGGACACATTCCCGGGCGGGAGGAACTCGAACAGGGCTTGGCCTACATCCGCGCGACCCCACAGGTGCGCGACGTCATTCTCTCCGGCGGCGATCCGCTCATGCTGCCCGACGAGACCATCGATTGGCTGTTGTGGAGCCTGTCCAAGATAGAGCACGTGGAGATCGTGCGCATCGGCACCCGCATGCCCGTGGTCTTGCCCTACCGCATCACCGACGATCTGACGCGGATCATCAAGCAGTACCACCCTGTGTGGTTGAACACCCACTTCAACCACCCGCGCGAGATTACCCGCTCGGCAAAGGTGGCCCTGCGCCGCCTCGCGGACGCGGGGGTGCCGCTGGGCAACCAGTCCGTGCTTCTGGCGGGCGTCAACGACTGCCCGCGCATCATGCGTACGCTCGTGCGCTCGCTGGTCAAGAACCGTGTGCGGCCCTACTACCTCTACCAGTGCGATTTGTCCGAAGGGCTCTCGCACTTCCGCACGCCCGTAGGCAAAGGCATCGAGATCATCGAATCCCTGGTCGGCCATACCTCCGGATTCGCCCGGCCCACATACGTCATCGACGCGCCGGGCGGCGGGGGCAAGGTGCCGGTGATGCCCAACTACGTCATCTCCTGGGGTACGAACAAAGTCGTGTTGCGCAACTACGAGGGCGTGATCACGACCTACACCGAGCCCGACTGTTATCAGGCCACGGTCTGCGACCGCAATTGCCGCGACTGCGACCTGCAACTCCAAGAAGACGGCGCGGACGAATACCGGGCCGTGGGTGTGGAGAAGCTTCTGGCCGACTGGGACGAGACGTCGAGCCTGACGCCCATGGAGAACGAGCGGCACATCCGGCGCGTGGCCAACGAGGAGGGCGTGGATGACGCATAG
- the ablB gene encoding putative beta-lysine N-acetyltransferase: MTHRAVQEDQPRDVIERVGPALVQHGPLSDRVYLMKLGAADEAQGVVERLDSLARRRGYSKFFAKVPEEARDLFFARGFVEEARVPRMHRGRRAVSFMSRFYEEWRETPKKPELLDEVLRAAFARQGEGIDAESRLHELRRLSDDDAPAMAEIFSEVFASYPFPIHDPAYLRETMTENVVYHGAYENGRLVAVASAEMNEAGCNVEMTDFATLPGQRGRGLAGVLLARMEKDMAERGFLTAYTIARAASFGMNIAFARAGYRFAGRLTRNTNIAGSLECMNVWHKPLFGAGGVAAA; this comes from the coding sequence ATGACGCATAGAGCCGTCCAGGAAGATCAACCGCGCGACGTGATCGAGCGCGTGGGGCCCGCACTAGTGCAGCACGGGCCGCTCTCCGACCGTGTCTATCTCATGAAGCTCGGCGCGGCGGACGAGGCCCAGGGCGTCGTCGAAAGGCTCGATTCCCTGGCGAGAAGGCGCGGCTACAGCAAGTTCTTCGCCAAGGTTCCAGAGGAGGCGCGCGACCTTTTCTTCGCACGCGGATTCGTGGAGGAGGCGAGAGTGCCGCGCATGCACCGGGGCAGGCGCGCCGTATCTTTCATGTCGCGGTTTTACGAGGAATGGCGCGAAACGCCCAAAAAGCCCGAACTGCTCGACGAGGTGCTGCGGGCCGCCTTTGCACGGCAGGGGGAGGGGATTGACGCGGAATCCAGGCTCCATGAGCTCAGGCGGCTTTCGGACGACGACGCCCCAGCCATGGCCGAGATCTTTTCCGAGGTCTTCGCGAGCTATCCCTTTCCCATCCACGATCCCGCGTACCTGCGCGAAACAATGACCGAAAACGTGGTCTATCACGGCGCGTACGAGAACGGACGGCTCGTGGCCGTGGCCTCCGCCGAGATGAACGAGGCAGGATGCAATGTGGAGATGACCGATTTCGCCACTCTGCCAGGACAGCGGGGCAGGGGACTCGCGGGCGTTTTGCTCGCGCGCATGGAGAAGGACATGGCCGAGCGAGGTTTCCTCACCGCCTACACCATCGCCCGGGCGGCATCCTTCGGCATGAACATCGCTTTTGCCCGGGCCGGGTACCGTTTCGCCGGGCGTTTGACTCGCAACACAAACATCGCGGGCAGCCTCGAATGCATGAACGTCTGGCACAAGCCTCTTTTTGGGGCGGGCGGGGTGGCCGCGGCCTGA
- a CDS encoding YitT family protein, whose translation MAKRFDYTYTVWWNCLLITLGGSLFALGAKSVAVPHGFIAGGVFGVGMLLNYVSGLLTPGVWYFLLNVPLFVLGRYYVSKRFFWYSLYAMVLTTLVYESISYDMGIQTQLYAAIAAGVICGAGAGLVLRSLGSNGGLDVLAVILFQRYNIGIGRFYFLFNLGLFSVGLVFLDIDLVIASLIFVFITSVVVDQMLSLFSQRKSVFIVSEKNREIAREILDKLKQGATFIKGYGAFSEKERDILMTVVNNVQLKRLEEIVFSIDDSALFIVENTFSVLGASFSKRKLY comes from the coding sequence ATGGCCAAGAGATTCGACTATACCTACACCGTCTGGTGGAACTGCCTGCTCATCACCCTGGGCGGCTCGCTTTTTGCCCTTGGCGCAAAGAGCGTGGCCGTGCCGCACGGCTTCATCGCGGGCGGTGTTTTCGGCGTGGGCATGCTGCTCAACTACGTCTCGGGACTGCTCACGCCCGGTGTGTGGTATTTCCTGCTCAACGTGCCGCTCTTTGTGCTCGGCCGCTATTACGTCAGCAAGCGTTTCTTCTGGTACAGCCTCTACGCCATGGTCCTGACCACGCTGGTCTACGAGTCCATCTCCTACGACATGGGCATCCAGACGCAGCTTTATGCGGCCATCGCGGCCGGGGTGATCTGCGGCGCGGGCGCGGGCCTCGTGCTTCGTTCACTCGGTTCCAACGGCGGCTTGGACGTCCTCGCGGTGATCCTTTTTCAGCGCTACAACATCGGCATCGGCCGTTTCTATTTTCTTTTCAATCTGGGGCTGTTCAGCGTGGGGCTGGTCTTTTTGGACATAGACTTGGTCATCGCCTCGCTCATTTTCGTCTTTATTACCAGTGTGGTCGTGGACCAGATGCTCTCCCTGTTCTCGCAGCGCAAGAGCGTGTTCATCGTTTCGGAGAAGAATCGCGAGATCGCCCGCGAGATCTTGGACAAGCTCAAGCAGGGCGCGACCTTCATCAAGGGCTACGGGGCCTTTTCCGAGAAGGAACGCGACATCCTGATGACCGTGGTCAACAACGTGCAGCTTAAGCGCCTGGAGGAAATCGTCTTTTCCATAGACGACTCGGCCCTGTTCATTGTGGAGAACACCTTCAGCGTGCTCGGGGCATCGTTTTCCAAGCGCAAGCTTTATTAG
- a CDS encoding N-acyl homoserine lactonase family protein, with the protein MSTTYVIHPIVVGSKLFDKGMMTYQHGYGTPYVIPIYAWYLEGGDKRILVDTGEMQPIRSEDREKSLGGRIETIEEGLGRFGLTPADIDIVIHTHLHNDHCENDYKFENAAIYVHEKELARIHDPHPLDFRYLEDYILDVEENGQIRVVSEDMEIAPGVRVVHTPAHTEGGLTVLVDTAKGKAAITGFCVIMDNLFPPKDVTAMEMEVIPPGTCTNPYEAYDIMKRVKEMADIILPLHDPRFASGAPIPG; encoded by the coding sequence ATGAGCACTACCTACGTCATCCATCCCATCGTGGTGGGCAGCAAGCTTTTCGACAAGGGCATGATGACCTACCAGCACGGCTACGGCACGCCCTACGTGATTCCCATCTACGCCTGGTACCTGGAAGGCGGCGACAAGCGCATCCTGGTGGACACCGGCGAGATGCAGCCCATCCGCTCCGAGGATCGCGAGAAGTCGCTTGGCGGCCGCATCGAAACCATCGAGGAAGGTCTCGGCCGGTTCGGCCTGACCCCGGCGGATATCGACATCGTCATCCACACGCACCTGCACAACGACCACTGCGAAAACGACTACAAGTTCGAGAACGCGGCCATATACGTCCACGAGAAGGAACTGGCCCGGATCCACGACCCACATCCGCTGGATTTCCGCTACCTTGAGGACTACATCCTGGACGTGGAGGAGAACGGGCAGATCCGTGTCGTCAGCGAAGACATGGAGATCGCGCCCGGCGTACGCGTGGTCCACACTCCGGCCCACACCGAGGGCGGGCTGACCGTGCTTGTGGACACGGCCAAGGGCAAGGCCGCGATCACCGGCTTTTGCGTGATCATGGACAACCTCTTCCCGCCCAAGGACGTGACGGCCATGGAGATGGAGGTCATCCCTCCGGGTACCTGCACGAATCCCTACGAAGCCTATGACATCATGAAGCGGGTCAAGGAGATGGCGGACATCATCCTGCCCCTGCACGATCCCCGCTTCGCCTCGGGAGCGCCGATTCCCGGATGA
- a CDS encoding RNA recognition motif domain-containing protein has protein sequence MSTSIYVGNLPFSVSEEDVRNHFASYGEVFNVKFIMDRETGRFRGFGFVEMDEAAAKAAIEALDGKDFNGRTLRVNEANQKKPARPRRDY, from the coding sequence ATGTCCACGTCCATCTATGTCGGCAATCTGCCTTTCTCCGTTTCCGAGGAAGACGTCCGTAACCACTTCGCCAGCTACGGCGAGGTCTTCAACGTGAAGTTCATCATGGATCGCGAGACTGGCAGGTTCCGTGGCTTCGGTTTCGTCGAGATGGATGAGGCTGCCGCCAAGGCCGCCATCGAGGCCCTCGACGGTAAGGACTTCAACGGCCGCACTCTGCGCGTCAACGAGGCCAACCAGAAGAAGCCCGCCCGGCCCCGCCGCGACTACTAG